In Blastopirellula sediminis, the following proteins share a genomic window:
- a CDS encoding sulfatase family protein has protein sequence MKRLFLLVALLALVSQASAAELPNIVILYADDMGYGDLGADNPKSKIPTPNLDRLASEGMCFTDAHSSSGICTPSRYALLTGRFHWRKFHGIVNAFDGPVLDDELTIPELLKEKGYRTACIGKWHLGWNWDDIRKPEVKPEKDQRGRTFYPPAAFDWSKSISGGPLSHGFDYYFGDDVPNFPPYSWFENDRVITEPTEPLQITPETAEGSWEARPGPMTKGWDFYAVVPRLTERTVDWIGEQKGKEGPFFLYVPFNSPHAPIVPTEEFRGKSQAGGFGDYVVQTDDNAGRILKALDDNGFGENTLVIFSADNGAEHYAYERVRKFDHWSSAPFRGVKRDLYEGGHHVPMIVKWPGHVPAGTVNDTLISQVDVMGSVASIVGLSLPANAAADSYDMSKVWTENGKGPRQSIVHNTMAGKFAIRDGDWLLVAAKTGAHSKVPAWFDKERGYLEDDADGELYNLKLDVAQKHNLYADHPEKVKELTALMKRTQAKGQVRQ, from the coding sequence ATGAAACGTCTTTTCCTGCTTGTCGCGCTGCTGGCGCTGGTCAGCCAAGCGTCGGCGGCCGAACTTCCCAACATCGTCATTTTGTACGCCGACGATATGGGGTACGGCGACCTCGGCGCCGATAATCCAAAGTCGAAGATCCCTACCCCCAATCTCGATCGCCTGGCGAGCGAAGGGATGTGTTTCACCGACGCTCACAGCTCGTCCGGCATCTGCACCCCCAGCCGTTATGCGCTGCTGACCGGTCGCTTTCACTGGCGCAAGTTTCACGGCATCGTCAACGCGTTCGACGGGCCGGTCCTCGATGACGAGCTGACCATTCCCGAGCTGCTGAAAGAGAAGGGGTATCGCACCGCTTGTATCGGCAAGTGGCATCTCGGTTGGAACTGGGACGACATTCGCAAGCCGGAGGTGAAGCCTGAAAAGGATCAACGAGGGCGCACCTTCTATCCGCCGGCGGCCTTCGATTGGTCGAAGTCGATCAGCGGTGGACCTCTCTCCCATGGGTTCGACTATTACTTTGGCGACGACGTCCCGAACTTTCCTCCGTACTCCTGGTTTGAAAACGATCGGGTCATTACCGAACCGACGGAGCCGCTGCAGATCACGCCGGAAACCGCCGAAGGAAGTTGGGAAGCGCGACCCGGCCCGATGACCAAGGGTTGGGATTTTTACGCGGTCGTTCCGCGCCTGACCGAGCGAACGGTCGATTGGATCGGCGAGCAAAAGGGGAAGGAGGGGCCGTTCTTCCTTTATGTGCCGTTCAACTCACCGCACGCGCCGATCGTGCCGACCGAAGAGTTTCGAGGCAAATCGCAAGCAGGCGGGTTCGGCGACTATGTAGTGCAAACTGACGACAACGCCGGCCGCATCTTGAAGGCGCTCGACGACAACGGTTTCGGCGAAAACACGCTCGTGATCTTCAGCGCCGACAACGGCGCCGAACATTACGCCTACGAGCGCGTGCGGAAGTTCGACCACTGGAGCTCGGCGCCGTTTCGCGGCGTGAAACGCGATCTCTACGAAGGGGGACATCATGTCCCGATGATCGTGAAATGGCCAGGCCATGTCCCGGCCGGCACGGTCAACGACACGCTGATCAGCCAGGTCGACGTGATGGGAAGCGTCGCCTCGATTGTCGGTTTGTCGCTGCCGGCCAACGCCGCCGCAGATAGCTACGACATGTCGAAGGTCTGGACCGAAAACGGGAAAGGCCCACGGCAGAGCATCGTTCACAACACGATGGCCGGCAAGTTTGCGATTCGGGATGGAGACTGGTTGTTGGTCGCCGCCAAGACCGGTGCCCATAGCAAAGTCCCAGCCTGGTTCGACAAAGAGAGGGGCTATCTCGAAGATGATGCGGACGGCGAACTATATAACCTCAAACTTGACGTCGCGCAAAAGCACAATCTTTACGCCGATCATCCCGAGAAGGTGAAAGAGCTGACCGCGCTGATGAAGCGAACCCAAGCGAAAGGGCAAGTGCGGCAATAG
- a CDS encoding serine hydrolase domain-containing protein: MPQRILSLSIALTLVVCSQAALLAQSADATKSIDAAVQPYVDRQELAGAVMLVADQEKTLSLSAVGFADIASQTPMKDDSIFWIASQSKPITAAALMMLVDEGKVKVDDPVEKYLPEFQGQMVVAEKDGEHVLLKKPVHPITVKNILSHTSGLPFASRIEQPTLDRLPLADRVRSYAMTPLEFEPDSKYQYSNAGINTAGRIIEVVTGKSFEAFLDERLFQPLGMTDATFWPSEEQVARIAKSYKPGPGGSGLEETTISQLHYPLSDKAERYPMPAGGLFAKASDIARFYQMLANEGELDGKRYLSKEAVAMMTSRQTPEELPTGYGFGLSVGGDQFGHGGAYSTNSYYNKKQGLVFVWLVQHAGFPGKGGDAQGAFRNEASKQFSK; this comes from the coding sequence ATGCCCCAAAGAATTCTCTCCCTCTCCATTGCGCTGACGCTTGTCGTCTGTTCGCAAGCAGCGTTGCTCGCTCAGTCGGCCGACGCCACCAAATCAATTGATGCTGCGGTCCAGCCGTATGTTGATCGTCAGGAATTAGCCGGCGCCGTAATGTTGGTCGCTGACCAGGAAAAGACGCTCAGCCTCTCGGCGGTCGGTTTCGCCGACATCGCTTCGCAAACGCCGATGAAGGACGATTCGATCTTTTGGATCGCCTCGCAGTCGAAGCCGATCACCGCCGCCGCACTGATGATGTTGGTCGACGAAGGGAAAGTGAAGGTCGACGATCCGGTCGAAAAATACCTGCCGGAGTTTCAAGGTCAGATGGTCGTCGCCGAAAAGGATGGCGAGCATGTCCTGCTCAAGAAGCCGGTTCATCCGATCACTGTCAAAAACATTCTGTCCCACACCAGCGGGCTGCCGTTCGCTTCGCGAATCGAACAGCCGACGCTCGATCGCTTGCCGCTGGCCGATCGGGTTCGCAGTTATGCGATGACGCCGCTCGAGTTTGAGCCTGACTCGAAGTACCAATACAGCAACGCCGGCATCAACACGGCAGGGCGGATTATCGAAGTCGTCACCGGCAAGAGTTTCGAAGCGTTTCTCGACGAGCGACTCTTCCAGCCGCTCGGGATGACCGACGCGACCTTCTGGCCGAGCGAAGAGCAAGTCGCCAGAATCGCGAAAAGCTACAAGCCAGGACCCGGCGGCAGCGGTCTCGAAGAAACGACGATCAGCCAATTGCACTACCCCTTGAGCGACAAAGCGGAGCGATATCCGATGCCGGCCGGCGGACTGTTCGCGAAAGCATCCGACATCGCGCGGTTCTATCAGATGTTGGCCAATGAGGGGGAATTAGACGGCAAGCGGTATCTCTCCAAAGAGGCGGTCGCCATGATGACCAGTCGCCAGACTCCGGAGGAATTGCCGACCGGCTATGGTTTTGGCCTCTCGGTCGGCGGCGATCAGTTTGGGCATGGGGGCGCTTATTCGACCAATTCGTATTACAACAAGAAGCAGGGCTTGGTCTTCGTCTGGCTCGTCCAGCATGCCGGTTTTCCCGGCAAAGGGGGAGACGCCCAAGGGGCGTTCCGCAACGAAGCGAGCAAGCAGTTTTCGAAATAG
- a CDS encoding macro domain-containing protein encodes MTAVYFVKGDLLDQPVEAIVNAWNRNIIPWWLLLPQGVSGAIKRRGGLAPFREVGRRGPIPLGGAVLTSAGKLPFRGIIHVAGINMFWRSSEVSIRNSVDNALQIATDENFASIAFPLIGAGSGGYRADRVQELMVDQMQQRDWSIPITIVEYQKSPPSTAN; translated from the coding sequence ATGACCGCGGTTTATTTCGTCAAAGGCGATTTGCTCGATCAACCGGTCGAAGCGATCGTGAACGCCTGGAACCGAAATATCATTCCGTGGTGGCTCCTCTTGCCGCAGGGGGTATCGGGGGCGATCAAGCGTCGCGGCGGCCTGGCGCCGTTTCGCGAAGTGGGGCGTCGCGGGCCGATTCCGCTCGGCGGCGCCGTCCTCACCTCGGCTGGCAAGTTGCCGTTTCGCGGCATTATTCATGTCGCCGGAATCAACATGTTTTGGCGGTCGTCGGAGGTTTCGATTCGCAATTCCGTCGATAACGCCTTGCAGATCGCGACCGACGAGAACTTCGCTTCGATCGCGTTTCCGCTCATCGGCGCCGGATCAGGCGGATACCGCGCCGACCGCGTGCAAGAGCTCATGGTCGACCAGATGCAGCAGCGCGATTGGTCGATTCCCATTACGATTGTTGAGTACCAGAAATCGCCGCCCAGTACGGCAAACTAG
- a CDS encoding sialate O-acetylesterase → MSLRSLVFVAILACASVSLADRPHVYLLSGQSNMQGSGRVADIPESVPREIPNAYLWNGKTFEPMVLGQTKLGANPNTFGPEVGFALKGATAEHPVYLIKYFASGMPLYHGWNGGKWEGTEPGPKRRNFYPGLTPDDPNVGALYQQMLSMYKKGLAELAAQGEEPQVEGFLWMQGEMDAKGEESAISYAANLKRLRDRLAADLKLDAELPMVYGQVLPHEPAAPRFTHRTETRQQMADADADSGKPEAIPNAKMVSTDGFEVLADTVHYSAKGQLQLGEAMAAAMQKLTQKGR, encoded by the coding sequence ATGTCGCTTCGTTCGCTCGTCTTCGTTGCAATTCTCGCTTGCGCTTCAGTCTCGCTGGCCGATCGACCGCACGTTTATCTGTTGTCAGGACAATCGAACATGCAGGGAAGCGGCCGCGTCGCCGATATTCCCGAGAGCGTGCCGCGTGAAATCCCCAACGCTTATCTGTGGAACGGCAAAACGTTCGAGCCGATGGTGCTGGGACAGACCAAGCTGGGCGCCAACCCCAATACCTTCGGTCCAGAGGTTGGCTTCGCCTTGAAGGGAGCGACCGCCGAGCATCCGGTTTACTTGATCAAGTATTTCGCCAGCGGCATGCCGTTGTATCACGGCTGGAACGGCGGGAAGTGGGAAGGGACCGAGCCTGGTCCAAAACGCCGGAACTTTTATCCGGGGCTGACGCCGGACGATCCGAACGTCGGCGCCCTCTATCAGCAGATGCTGTCGATGTACAAGAAAGGACTCGCCGAACTTGCCGCTCAGGGAGAAGAGCCGCAGGTCGAAGGTTTTCTCTGGATGCAAGGCGAGATGGACGCCAAGGGAGAAGAGTCGGCGATCAGCTACGCCGCCAACCTGAAACGACTCCGCGATCGCCTGGCGGCTGATTTGAAACTCGACGCCGAGTTGCCAATGGTCTACGGTCAGGTCTTGCCACATGAGCCGGCCGCGCCGCGGTTCACCCATCGAACCGAAACCCGTCAGCAAATGGCCGATGCAGACGCCGACTCCGGCAAACCGGAAGCGATTCCCAACGCCAAGATGGTCTCGACCGACGGTTTTGAAGTGCTGGCCGACACGGTTCACTATAGCGCCAAAGGCCAGCTCCAACTCGGCGAAGCGATGGCTGCCGCGATGCAGAAGCTGACGCAGAAGGGGCGATAG
- a CDS encoding transposase produces MSADLLFSADAPPTSAYLMTWTTQGTWFFSDQVQSNLTLSSRRAASISLSIAQRELVEQAIADCCQQNGWSLVAANCRSNHVHAMVSATIDPQEILRALKEAAALQLNQAAAPRESWWEKGGNVRSLNNDIGIQAAMFYIRVILQRM; encoded by the coding sequence ATGTCCGCCGATCTACTTTTCTCCGCCGATGCGCCGCCCACTTCCGCTTACTTGATGACCTGGACCACGCAAGGGACTTGGTTCTTTAGCGATCAAGTCCAAAGCAATCTCACGTTGTCGTCGCGCCGAGCGGCGTCGATCTCGCTCTCGATTGCGCAGCGTGAACTCGTCGAACAGGCGATCGCCGACTGTTGCCAACAAAACGGCTGGAGCCTGGTCGCCGCCAACTGCCGCTCGAATCATGTCCACGCGATGGTGAGCGCAACGATCGATCCGCAAGAGATCCTCCGAGCGCTGAAAGAAGCCGCCGCGTTGCAACTTAATCAAGCCGCTGCGCCGCGTGAGTCATGGTGGGAAAAAGGAGGCAACGTCCGCTCCCTGAACAACGACATCGGCATCCAGGCCGCGATGTTCTACATCCGCGTGATTTTGCAGCGGATGTAA
- a CDS encoding class I SAM-dependent methyltransferase: MIIRILEDEVMDDPQEAAVYDAMDHSAVNAKFVADLCEAFSLDPSSDYGSYLDVFDVGTGTALIPIALCQKLPSARVMAIDMSTSMLNIAKANIDIDSMLERIQLAQANAADNGFDSEMFDLVISNSIIHHLEDPLPTLREIIRVTRPSGMIFIRDLLRPDSEEELAHLVETYGGVDDHERRLFGDSLRAALTLDEVRELVEPLGFDPATVTATSDRHWTWAARKNG, encoded by the coding sequence ATGATCATTCGCATCCTGGAAGACGAGGTGATGGACGACCCTCAGGAAGCGGCCGTCTACGATGCGATGGATCACTCGGCGGTCAATGCGAAGTTCGTCGCAGATCTCTGCGAAGCGTTCTCGCTCGATCCTTCCTCCGACTATGGTTCTTATCTCGACGTCTTCGACGTGGGGACCGGGACCGCGCTGATTCCGATCGCGCTCTGCCAAAAGTTGCCCTCCGCGCGCGTGATGGCGATCGACATGTCGACCTCGATGCTGAACATCGCCAAGGCGAACATCGACATCGACAGCATGCTCGAACGAATTCAACTCGCCCAAGCCAACGCGGCCGATAACGGATTCGATTCGGAGATGTTCGACCTGGTGATCTCGAACAGCATCATTCATCACCTCGAAGATCCGCTGCCGACCCTCCGTGAGATCATCCGCGTTACGCGTCCTAGCGGTATGATCTTCATCCGCGATCTCCTTCGCCCCGATAGCGAAGAAGAGCTTGCCCATCTGGTCGAAACGTACGGCGGCGTAGATGACCATGAACGCCGGCTGTTTGGCGATTCGCTGCGTGCGGCGCTGACGCTCGACGAAGTGCGCGAGCTGGTCGAGCCGCTCGGCTTTGATCCCGCCACGGTTACTGCGACCAGCGATCGCCACTGGACCTGGGCGGCGCGGAAGAATGGCTAA
- a CDS encoding permease: MTKKTPHWAAAGDVNAFFGLMLDNIADLLLTIGLLATVFNFPTNFAIRHMAPGTAIGVFVGDLAFFFMALALARRTGRNDVTAMPLGLDTPSTFGMVFFVLGPAFNHAQHILQLNETEAAVYTWHIGICSIVISGLFKVACAFGSGWIRKFLPRAGLLGSLAAVALVLISFLPFVESLHYPVVGMTALAIILTTLVARIGLPKQIPGALAALLIAGFIYYVMDAFGILGADKEPMPFNPHEGLLPTDWLAVFRFGWVAQMGDALNYLPVVIPFALGTVIGGIDCVESAAAVGDEYDTDRIILVEAIATLVAGLCGGVIQTTPYIGHPAYKAMGGRSAYVLATALFVGGAGTIGYFGYLYWLVPKSTVFPILVFIGLEITAQSFLATKKKHYAAVSLACVPALAALVLVFVDDAQGQYMGQAAQLTAAIDALPADTEGLDKLKASAESIQSISQGNFFGPLGVKLQTLRMLSGGFILTSLLWASALAMIIDRKLLTAAGFFALCGLFSLFGVIHSPLPGSPVFLPFWYDGALGQWVWHPMPDTAAGQTPIYMLAAYLCAAGVLVLFHYCRLEEGPPTESLEDWEETT, from the coding sequence ATGACGAAAAAGACTCCTCACTGGGCCGCTGCTGGCGACGTTAACGCCTTCTTTGGCTTGATGTTAGATAACATCGCCGATCTGCTTTTAACGATTGGTCTGCTAGCAACGGTTTTTAACTTTCCTACAAACTTCGCGATCCGGCATATGGCTCCGGGAACCGCGATTGGAGTGTTTGTCGGCGACCTGGCCTTCTTCTTTATGGCCCTGGCTCTGGCCCGCAGAACCGGGCGCAACGACGTTACTGCTATGCCTTTAGGGCTCGACACGCCCAGCACGTTCGGCATGGTTTTCTTTGTGCTGGGACCAGCCTTTAACCACGCTCAGCACATTTTACAACTGAATGAAACAGAGGCTGCTGTTTATACGTGGCATATTGGGATTTGCTCGATCGTCATTAGCGGTCTCTTCAAAGTTGCGTGCGCTTTCGGATCAGGTTGGATCCGAAAGTTCCTCCCCCGCGCCGGCTTGCTAGGATCGCTAGCCGCGGTGGCGCTAGTACTGATCAGCTTCCTCCCGTTCGTTGAGTCGCTTCATTATCCGGTCGTCGGGATGACCGCGCTGGCGATCATCTTGACCACGCTCGTCGCGCGAATCGGTTTGCCGAAACAAATCCCCGGCGCTCTCGCCGCACTGTTGATCGCTGGGTTCATCTACTACGTGATGGACGCGTTTGGCATCCTCGGCGCCGACAAAGAACCGATGCCGTTCAATCCGCACGAAGGTCTGCTGCCGACCGATTGGTTGGCGGTCTTCCGTTTTGGCTGGGTCGCGCAAATGGGAGACGCGCTCAACTATCTGCCGGTCGTGATTCCATTCGCGCTGGGTACGGTGATCGGCGGGATCGACTGCGTCGAAAGCGCTGCGGCCGTCGGCGACGAATACGATACCGATCGGATCATTCTGGTCGAAGCGATCGCCACGCTGGTCGCGGGCCTGTGCGGCGGCGTGATTCAAACGACTCCATACATCGGCCACCCCGCGTACAAAGCGATGGGAGGCCGTTCCGCGTATGTGCTGGCGACGGCGCTGTTCGTCGGCGGCGCGGGAACCATTGGTTACTTCGGCTATCTCTATTGGCTCGTGCCGAAGTCGACCGTCTTTCCGATCCTCGTCTTCATCGGCTTGGAGATCACCGCGCAAAGTTTCCTGGCGACCAAGAAGAAGCATTACGCCGCCGTGTCGCTTGCCTGCGTGCCAGCGCTGGCGGCATTGGTGCTCGTCTTTGTCGATGACGCGCAAGGACAATACATGGGTCAAGCCGCGCAGCTCACTGCGGCGATCGATGCGCTGCCGGCCGACACCGAAGGGCTCGACAAGTTGAAAGCGTCCGCCGAATCGATCCAGTCGATCTCGCAGGGGAACTTCTTTGGTCCTTTGGGGGTGAAACTGCAAACGCTCCGCATGCTCTCGGGCGGATTCATCCTGACCAGTTTGTTGTGGGCGTCGGCGCTGGCGATGATCATCGATCGCAAGTTGCTGACCGCCGCCGGCTTCTTCGCACTGTGCGGGCTCTTCTCCCTCTTTGGCGTGATTCATTCGCCGCTTCCCGGCAGCCCGGTCTTCCTGCCGTTCTGGTACGATGGAGCTTTGGGCCAATGGGTCTGGCATCCGATGCCCGATACCGCAGCGGGACAAACGCCGATCTACATGTTGGCCGCCTATTTGTGCGCGGCCGGCGTGTTGGTGTTGTTCCACTATTGCCGACTCGAAGAGGGCCCGCCGACCGAAAGCTTGGAAGATTGGGAGGAGACGACATGA
- a CDS encoding RNA polymerase sigma factor — protein MTATLEMTQSASEFTYLEPMSDEDLILGYRESGDRELFECLVNRYERELFNYLRRYLNDAEMAEDAFQATFLQVHLKCESFEEGRRFRPWLYTIATNQAIDAQRRSKRHRMVSLDRTGREDADEIGGLVDLLVSGEPAPAAQIDDAERQAYMQEAVKQLPESLQEVVILVYYQGLKYREAADILGIPVGTVKSRLHSAVIKLTEAWNRTYANDDYNA, from the coding sequence ATGACAGCCACACTTGAAATGACGCAGAGCGCTTCGGAGTTTACCTACCTCGAACCGATGTCCGATGAAGATTTGATTCTCGGATATCGGGAAAGTGGGGATCGTGAGCTTTTTGAATGCCTCGTCAATCGCTACGAGCGGGAGTTGTTCAACTACCTGCGACGCTATCTGAATGACGCAGAAATGGCGGAAGACGCCTTTCAGGCCACTTTTTTACAAGTGCACCTGAAATGCGAATCGTTCGAGGAAGGACGACGATTCCGCCCCTGGCTTTACACGATCGCCACCAACCAGGCGATCGACGCCCAGCGTCGTTCTAAGCGGCATCGCATGGTCAGCTTGGATCGCACCGGCCGGGAAGACGCTGATGAGATCGGGGGTCTGGTAGACCTGCTGGTCAGCGGCGAACCGGCTCCGGCCGCCCAGATTGATGACGCAGAGCGCCAAGCGTACATGCAAGAGGCGGTCAAGCAACTGCCGGAATCGTTGCAGGAAGTCGTGATCCTGGTTTACTATCAGGGTCTGAAATACCGCGAAGCGGCCGACATCCTGGGAATTCCGGTCGGAACTGTCAAAAGCCGACTGCATTCCGCGGTGATCAAGCTGACCGAAGCTTGGAACCGCACTTACGCCAACGACGACTACAATGCGTGA